The window CCCGCCAAGAACCTCAAGGCGCACTTTCTCGTAACAGGCCGAATCACTGCTTTTTGAGCAAAGCTCGGCAAGGGAAAATGTATTGGGGTATTTTAACCCTATTACATTGTACCCCTTGTTTGCTGCTTCCTTAAGTATGAGGAGATATGCCGACGGGTTCAGCCCCGAGCCGGGCAGAAACAGGACTAACTTTCCCATCTGAGGCATATTTTTATTTATGTAAGCGTAATTATCCTCAAGCCAGTTGTCAATTGCGCTGTCTGTAGTTTTAGGCGGAATTTTGTACTCGGTCTGTGCAAAAAGGGAAAATGAAAAGCAGATTAAAAATGAAATACTGTAAAATTTTTTCATCCTTCCTCCTGTACTGCTATTTAAAAGAGGTTTACATTAATAAGCTATTAATTCCCGGGTGGTAAACAAGGCAGGAGGGAAGGTCCAATGTCCAACCCAGGCAAAACTCTCATTCCGCAGCCACCAGCACCTGCGGGGCAGACTGCTTCAGCCGGGTCTTAAGCCAGTTTATCTGACGCTCTGTTTCCTTAATCGCATCCTTGCAGAACTTCTCAAGCTCATCATCGCGCAGCGCCTGGCTGGCCTGCGTAATAACCATATAACTTACTTCAACTTCGGTCGCAAGTAAATACAGGTCGTGCAGGTCCCTTAAGAGCCCGAGAGCGCCTTTCCTTATTCCATGAAAAAGCGTCTTCTGAAGCTTGTCCGGCTCCGACTCCTTGGCCTCCTCATAACGCTTTATGAAGTGCTCAAGATGCTGTATGTGCATATCCGACCAGCCTGCAAGCATCTTGCATATGTACTCAATGTCAGGCTCGCTTTTATGATGGTCTGATACTTTAAGCAGTGAGTCTTTTAAGTGCGTCTCACTGCCGTGCAGAAGTCCGATATAGTTTGCTATAAACATTAGTCCCCTCCGGGGCAATTAAAAATTAAAAAGTAAGAACATATGGATTTCACTTAACGCCTGCCGCCAATCAGTATGGCGCCTGAAATGGTGTCTATTAGAGAACTGATCGACTGGAAGACTCCTTTCTGTTTTTTCTTGTCCGGGTCTTCCGAGAGCTGCTGCGGGCTTATTTTACTTATTTTGACCGCGGCATACTTGAAGTGGGGCTGCTTGCTTACGGGGTCCCACTCTGTTATCGTCAGCTCATTTGCCGCCCTCGGGCGGAAATCCCCGTCCCAGTACCCGTAATGAAACGGTATAAACAAATGCCCGGGCTCAATGTTCCCGACAGCTGCCTGCATCTGCACCATGCCGCGCCTGGAGGTAACTTCAACCCAGTCGCCCTCCTTAATGCCAAGCCTCG of the Ignavibacteria bacterium genome contains:
- a CDS encoding molybdopterin oxidoreductase; translated protein: MFIANYIGLLHGSETHLKDSLLKVSDHHKSEPDIEYICKMLAGWSDMHIQHLEHFIKRYEEAKESEPDKLQKTLFHGIRKGALGLLRDLHDLYLLATEVEVSYMVITQASQALRDDELEKFCKDAIKETERQINWLKTRLKQSAPQVLVAAE